In Nymphaea colorata isolate Beijing-Zhang1983 chromosome 13, ASM883128v2, whole genome shotgun sequence, one DNA window encodes the following:
- the LOC116266737 gene encoding uncharacterized protein LOC116266737 isoform X1: MHLGGKTSGLIKHQLSRRPSTFSVSAKNALVEAPVPRPGKEREARALMETVIVTLSSPLLAISPFLLVFFSVRLLFCAALFYRRGLLLYKAIDHDFAVFASLQPSNVEFVTGGYESISPIGNTAKHGNVVLVVLVVACRSCLCAFTGIAIYKYWQTTRKREQDQATFLKLFVICIAIHCFLVVTCILFTDKRILNFCG; encoded by the exons ATGCACCTCGGAGGAAAAACAAGTGGCCTCATCAAACATCAATTAAGTAGAAGACCGAGTACGTTCTCAGTGTCCGCCAAGAACGCTTTAGTCGAAGCGCCGGTTCCCCGGCCAGGGAAGGAACGCGAGGCTCGCGCCCTTATGGAAACCGTCATTGTaactctctcctctcctcttctCGCAATCTCGCCATTCCTCCTCGTTTTCTTCTCCGTACGCCTCCTTTTCTGTGCCGCTCTTTTCTATCGTCGGGGGTTACTACTCTATAAGGCCATTGACCACGACTTCGCTGTTTTTGCCTCTCTCCAGCCTTCTAATGTGGAGTTCGTTACTG GCGGCTATGAATCTATTTCACCGATTGGCAATACTGCTAAACATGGGAATGTAGTATTGGTGGTGCTTGTTGTAGCTTGTCGTTCCTGTTTATGTGCCTTTACGGGCATAGCGATATACAAGTATTGGCAAACAACGAGGAAGAGAGAACAAGATCAGGCAACATTTCTGAAGCTTTTTGTCATCTGTATAGCCATCCACTGTTTTCTCGTtgtcacatgcattctattcACCgacaaaagaattttgaatttttgtggCTGA
- the LOC116266737 gene encoding uncharacterized protein LOC116266737 isoform X2 produces the protein MHLGGKTSGLIKHQLSRRPSTFSVSAKNALVEAPVPRPGKEREARALMETVIVTLSSPLLAISPFLLVFFSVRLLFCAALFYRRGLLLYKAIDHDFAVFASLQPSNVEFVTDPWSSAMSVRDGRNRRIIDGEGRNRKIIEERNGSRATFGKSALLLYVPKGKSPAIYFLSPKSLC, from the exons ATGCACCTCGGAGGAAAAACAAGTGGCCTCATCAAACATCAATTAAGTAGAAGACCGAGTACGTTCTCAGTGTCCGCCAAGAACGCTTTAGTCGAAGCGCCGGTTCCCCGGCCAGGGAAGGAACGCGAGGCTCGCGCCCTTATGGAAACCGTCATTGTaactctctcctctcctcttctCGCAATCTCGCCATTCCTCCTCGTTTTCTTCTCCGTACGCCTCCTTTTCTGTGCCGCTCTTTTCTATCGTCGGGGGTTACTACTCTATAAGGCCATTGACCACGACTTCGCTGTTTTTGCCTCTCTCCAGCCTTCTAATGTGGAGTTCGTTACTG ATCCTTGGAGCTCTGCCATGTCTGTGCGGGACGGAAGAAACAGGAGAATTATTGACGGGGAAGGAAGAAACAGGAAAattattgaagaaagaaatggaagtCGTGCTACTTTTGGGAAAAGTGCACTGCTGCTTTATGTGCCAAAAGGGAAATCTCCagcaatttattttttgtcaccCAAAAGCTTGTGCTAA
- the LOC116266736 gene encoding TPR repeat-containing thioredoxin TTL1-like isoform X3, translating to MSHSGEGRLRWLPTNQRRATIPPPPPPPRELGLGALADEFRDVLSNKPDTVDLRLGSPVSPLGLHSHPGRATTSSSGSSGPPTARKASNNNSGELSAGSSGSSSGGGGGGGGGGGGGSPTAESVRNSGRSVRTGNILAPTSPMENPPESACGRRSVGPAATGLLIQSGNPVRSISPVTPAKTGRSDVLGSGMGNYGHGSVMRGGGKHNDFPAPVPVAAGNIRLAGESMVVRRAMESGDPEEVRKAGNEQYKKGHFVEALRLYDRALEISPDNAACRSNRAAALTALGRLVEAVRECEEAVCFDPNYGRAHQRLVGLYLRLGQVENARRHVYYFGHQPDSGELQKLQTVERHISKCVDAWKIGDWKSALREGDAAIAGGAESSPHLFALRAEALLKLHRLDEADSALSSVPKFDLPLPSCSQIKFFGMVGDSYLCFVRAQVEMSLGRFENAVSAAEKAGQLDPQNHKISLVLNKVRAVARARARGNDLFSAGKFAEACSAYGEGLGYDPSNPILYCNRAACRSKLGQWEWSIDDCNHALRIRPNYTKALLRRAASNSKLELWSDAVHDYEILRKELPDDNEVAEGLFHAQVALMKSRGEEVYNLKFGGEVEEISDSDQFKAVVASPGVSVVHFKRRSNIQCEQISPFVDTLCVRYPSLNFLKVDIDDSPAVARSEDVRVVPTFKIYKNGNRVKEMVCPSQQHPASS from the exons atGTCACATTCCGGGGAAGGGAGACTCAGGTGGCTGCCGACGAACCAGAGGAGGGCGACGATCccaccgccgccaccgccgccgaGAGAGCTGGGACTGGGAGCGCTCGCTGATGAGTTTAGAGATGTGCTATCCAACAAGCCGGACACCGTTGACCTCAGGCTCGGGTCGCCGGTTTCCCCCCTTGGGCTGCATTCTCATCCTGGCAGAGCCACCACCAGCTCCTCCGGCTCGTCCGGGCCCCCGACAGCCAGGAAGGCGAGCAACAACAACTCGGGCGAGCTGTCAGCAGGGAGCAGCGGCAGCTccagtggtggtggtggcggcggcgggggaggaggaggaggaggcagcCCTACTGCTGAGAGCGTGCGCAACTCCGGTAGATCTGTCCGGACGGGGAACATCCTCGCCCCTACTTCGCCAATGGAGAACCCTCCGGAGTCAGCCTGCGGGAGGAGGTCGGTAGGCCCCGCGGCAACTGGGTTGCTGATCCAGTCGGGAAATCCGGTGAGGAGCATCTCGCCGGTGACGCCGGCGAAGACCGGGCGGAGTGACGTGCTCGGTTCGGGGATGGGGAATTATGGGCATGGAAGCGTAATGCGGGGTGGGGGGAAGCACAATGACTTTCCGGCTCCTGTGCCGGTGGCGGCGGGGAATATCCGGCTGGCAGGCGAATCCATGGTGGTGCGGCGGGCAATGGAGAGCGGAGACCCGGAGGAGGTGAGGAAGGCGGGGAACGAGCAATACAAGAAAGGGCATTTCGTTGAAGCCCTGCGCCTCTATGACCGAGCGTTAGAGATCTCGCCTGACAATGCCGCTTGCCGGAGTAACAGAGCGGCTGCACTGACGGCTCTGGGGAGGCTGGTGGAGGCAGTCCGTGAGTGCGAAGAGGCGGTCTGTTTCGACCCAAATTATGGGAGGGCGCACCAGAGGCTGGTCGGGTTGTACCTCAG ACTAGGTCAAGTGGAAAATGCAAGAAGGCATGTCTATTATTTTGGCCATCAGCCAGACTCAGGAGAGTTGCAAAAACTGCAGACCGTAGAGAGACATATAAGCAAATGTGTTGATGCTTGGAAAATTGGAGACTGGAAGAGTGCTTTAAGGGAAGGTGATGCAGCCATTGCTGGTGGAGCAGAATCTTCTCCTCAT TTATTTGCATTACGGGCAGAGGCACTGCTCAAACTACACCGGCTGGATGAAGCAGATTCAGCTCTATCTAGTGTTCCCAAGTTTGATTTACCCTTGCCTTCCTGTTCTCAGATCAAGTTCTTTGGAATGGTTGGTGACTCCTACTTATGTTTTGTTCGTGCACAGGTGGAGATGTCATTGGGCAG GTTTGAGAATGCAGTTTCAGCAGCTGAAAAAGCTGGGCAGTTAGATCCACAGAACCATAAAATTTCACTAGTCCTGAACAAGGTGAGAGCTGTTGCCAGAGCTCGAGCAAGAGGAAATGATCTTTTCAGTGCTGGCAAGTTTGCTGAAGCATGCTCTGCTTATGGAGAAGGTTTGGGTTATGATCCATCAAATCCTATTCTATATTGCAATAGAGCTGCTTGTAGATCAAAGCTTGGGCAGTGGGAATGGTCAATTGATGATTGCAATCATGCTCTGAGAATTCGACCCAATTACACCAAAGCCCTTCTTCGGCGAGCTGCTTCTAATAGCAAG TTGGAACTATGGTCAGATGCAGTTCACGATTATGAGATATTGAGGAAAGAATTACCAGATGACAATGAGGTCGCGGAGGGATTATTTCATGCCCAAGTTGCATTGATGAAATCAAGAGGTGAGGAAGTATATAACCTAAAGTTTGGAGGTGAAGTGGAAGAAATTTCTGACAGTGACCAATTCAAAGCTGTGGTTGCCTCACCTG GAGTTTCGGTGGTGCATTTCAAGAGACGTTCTAATATACAATGCGAGCAGATCTCTCCATTTGTGGACACACTTTGTGTTCGATATCCCTCTTTGAATTTCCTCAAG GTGGACATTGATGATAGTCCAGCAGTGGCCAGATCGGAGGATGTGCGGGTTGTTCCTACCTTCAAAATCTACAAGAACGGCAACAGAGTGAAGGAAATGGTGTGTCCAAGCCAGCAG CATCCCGCTAGCAGCTAG
- the LOC116266736 gene encoding TPR repeat-containing thioredoxin TTL1-like isoform X4 has protein sequence MSHSGEGRLRWLPTNQRRATIPPPPPPPRELGLGALADEFRDVLSNKPDTVDLRLGSPVSPLGLHSHPGRATTSSSGSSGPPTARKASNNNSGELSAGSSGSSSGGGGGGGGGGGGGSPTAESVRNSGRSVRTGNILAPTSPMENPPESACGRRSVGPAATGLLIQSGNPVRSISPVTPAKTGRSDVLGSGMGNYGHGSVMRGGGKHNDFPAPVPVAAGNIRLAGESMVVRRAMESGDPEEVRKAGNEQYKKGHFVEALRLYDRALEISPDNAACRSNRAAALTALGRLVEAVRECEEAVCFDPNYGRAHQRLVGLYLRLGQVENARRHVYYFGHQPDSGELQKLQTVERHISKCVDAWKIGDWKSALREGDAAIAGGAESSPHLFALRAEALLKLHRLDEADSALSSVPKFDLPLPSCSQIKFFGMVGDSYLCFVRAQVEMSLGRFENAVSAAEKAGQLDPQNHKISLVLNKVRAVARARARGNDLFSAGKFAEACSAYGEGLGYDPSNPILYCNRAACRSKLGQWEWSIDDCNHALRIRPNYTKALLRRAASNSKLELWSDAVHDYEILRKELPDDNEVAEGLFHAQVALMKSRGEEVYNLKFGGEVEEISDSDQFKAVVASPGVSVVHFKRRSNIQCEQISPFVDTLCVRYPSLNFLKVRPELIRDA, from the exons atGTCACATTCCGGGGAAGGGAGACTCAGGTGGCTGCCGACGAACCAGAGGAGGGCGACGATCccaccgccgccaccgccgccgaGAGAGCTGGGACTGGGAGCGCTCGCTGATGAGTTTAGAGATGTGCTATCCAACAAGCCGGACACCGTTGACCTCAGGCTCGGGTCGCCGGTTTCCCCCCTTGGGCTGCATTCTCATCCTGGCAGAGCCACCACCAGCTCCTCCGGCTCGTCCGGGCCCCCGACAGCCAGGAAGGCGAGCAACAACAACTCGGGCGAGCTGTCAGCAGGGAGCAGCGGCAGCTccagtggtggtggtggcggcggcgggggaggaggaggaggaggcagcCCTACTGCTGAGAGCGTGCGCAACTCCGGTAGATCTGTCCGGACGGGGAACATCCTCGCCCCTACTTCGCCAATGGAGAACCCTCCGGAGTCAGCCTGCGGGAGGAGGTCGGTAGGCCCCGCGGCAACTGGGTTGCTGATCCAGTCGGGAAATCCGGTGAGGAGCATCTCGCCGGTGACGCCGGCGAAGACCGGGCGGAGTGACGTGCTCGGTTCGGGGATGGGGAATTATGGGCATGGAAGCGTAATGCGGGGTGGGGGGAAGCACAATGACTTTCCGGCTCCTGTGCCGGTGGCGGCGGGGAATATCCGGCTGGCAGGCGAATCCATGGTGGTGCGGCGGGCAATGGAGAGCGGAGACCCGGAGGAGGTGAGGAAGGCGGGGAACGAGCAATACAAGAAAGGGCATTTCGTTGAAGCCCTGCGCCTCTATGACCGAGCGTTAGAGATCTCGCCTGACAATGCCGCTTGCCGGAGTAACAGAGCGGCTGCACTGACGGCTCTGGGGAGGCTGGTGGAGGCAGTCCGTGAGTGCGAAGAGGCGGTCTGTTTCGACCCAAATTATGGGAGGGCGCACCAGAGGCTGGTCGGGTTGTACCTCAG ACTAGGTCAAGTGGAAAATGCAAGAAGGCATGTCTATTATTTTGGCCATCAGCCAGACTCAGGAGAGTTGCAAAAACTGCAGACCGTAGAGAGACATATAAGCAAATGTGTTGATGCTTGGAAAATTGGAGACTGGAAGAGTGCTTTAAGGGAAGGTGATGCAGCCATTGCTGGTGGAGCAGAATCTTCTCCTCAT TTATTTGCATTACGGGCAGAGGCACTGCTCAAACTACACCGGCTGGATGAAGCAGATTCAGCTCTATCTAGTGTTCCCAAGTTTGATTTACCCTTGCCTTCCTGTTCTCAGATCAAGTTCTTTGGAATGGTTGGTGACTCCTACTTATGTTTTGTTCGTGCACAGGTGGAGATGTCATTGGGCAG GTTTGAGAATGCAGTTTCAGCAGCTGAAAAAGCTGGGCAGTTAGATCCACAGAACCATAAAATTTCACTAGTCCTGAACAAGGTGAGAGCTGTTGCCAGAGCTCGAGCAAGAGGAAATGATCTTTTCAGTGCTGGCAAGTTTGCTGAAGCATGCTCTGCTTATGGAGAAGGTTTGGGTTATGATCCATCAAATCCTATTCTATATTGCAATAGAGCTGCTTGTAGATCAAAGCTTGGGCAGTGGGAATGGTCAATTGATGATTGCAATCATGCTCTGAGAATTCGACCCAATTACACCAAAGCCCTTCTTCGGCGAGCTGCTTCTAATAGCAAG TTGGAACTATGGTCAGATGCAGTTCACGATTATGAGATATTGAGGAAAGAATTACCAGATGACAATGAGGTCGCGGAGGGATTATTTCATGCCCAAGTTGCATTGATGAAATCAAGAGGTGAGGAAGTATATAACCTAAAGTTTGGAGGTGAAGTGGAAGAAATTTCTGACAGTGACCAATTCAAAGCTGTGGTTGCCTCACCTG GAGTTTCGGTGGTGCATTTCAAGAGACGTTCTAATATACAATGCGAGCAGATCTCTCCATTTGTGGACACACTTTGTGTTCGATATCCCTCTTTGAATTTCCTCAAGGTGAGACCAGAGCTTATTCGAGACGCCTAA
- the LOC116266736 gene encoding TPR repeat-containing thioredoxin TTL1-like isoform X2 yields MSHSGEGRLRWLPTNQRRATIPPPPPPPRELGLGALADEFRDVLSNKPDTVDLRLGSPVSPLGLHSHPGRATTSSSGSSGPPTARKASNNNSGELSAGSSGSSSGGGGGGGGGGGGGSPTAESVRNSGRSVRTGNILAPTSPMENPPESACGRRSVGPAATGLLIQSGNPVRSISPVTPAKTGRSDVLGSGMGNYGHGSVMRGGGKHNDFPAPVPVAAGNIRLAGESMVVRRAMESGDPEEVRKAGNEQYKKGHFVEALRLYDRALEISPDNAACRSNRAAALTALGRLVEAVRECEEAVCFDPNYGRAHQRLVGLYLRLGQVENARRHVYYFGHQPDSGELQKLQTVERHISKCVDAWKIGDWKSALREGDAAIAGGAESSPHLFALRAEALLKLHRLDEADSALSSVPKFDLPLPSCSQIKFFGMVGDSYLCFVRAQVEMSLGRFENAVSAAEKAGQLDPQNHKISLVLNKVRAVARARARGNDLFSAGKFAEACSAYGEGLGYDPSNPILYCNRAACRSKLGQWEWSIDDCNHALRIRPNYTKALLRRAASNSKLELWSDAVHDYEILRKELPDDNEVAEGLFHAQVALMKSRGEEVYNLKFGGEVEEISDSDQFKAVVASPGVSVVHFKRRSNIQCEQISPFVDTLCVRYPSLNFLKVDIDDSPAVARSEDVRVVPTFKIYKNGNRVKEMVCPSQQVLEYSVRYCSL; encoded by the exons atGTCACATTCCGGGGAAGGGAGACTCAGGTGGCTGCCGACGAACCAGAGGAGGGCGACGATCccaccgccgccaccgccgccgaGAGAGCTGGGACTGGGAGCGCTCGCTGATGAGTTTAGAGATGTGCTATCCAACAAGCCGGACACCGTTGACCTCAGGCTCGGGTCGCCGGTTTCCCCCCTTGGGCTGCATTCTCATCCTGGCAGAGCCACCACCAGCTCCTCCGGCTCGTCCGGGCCCCCGACAGCCAGGAAGGCGAGCAACAACAACTCGGGCGAGCTGTCAGCAGGGAGCAGCGGCAGCTccagtggtggtggtggcggcggcgggggaggaggaggaggaggcagcCCTACTGCTGAGAGCGTGCGCAACTCCGGTAGATCTGTCCGGACGGGGAACATCCTCGCCCCTACTTCGCCAATGGAGAACCCTCCGGAGTCAGCCTGCGGGAGGAGGTCGGTAGGCCCCGCGGCAACTGGGTTGCTGATCCAGTCGGGAAATCCGGTGAGGAGCATCTCGCCGGTGACGCCGGCGAAGACCGGGCGGAGTGACGTGCTCGGTTCGGGGATGGGGAATTATGGGCATGGAAGCGTAATGCGGGGTGGGGGGAAGCACAATGACTTTCCGGCTCCTGTGCCGGTGGCGGCGGGGAATATCCGGCTGGCAGGCGAATCCATGGTGGTGCGGCGGGCAATGGAGAGCGGAGACCCGGAGGAGGTGAGGAAGGCGGGGAACGAGCAATACAAGAAAGGGCATTTCGTTGAAGCCCTGCGCCTCTATGACCGAGCGTTAGAGATCTCGCCTGACAATGCCGCTTGCCGGAGTAACAGAGCGGCTGCACTGACGGCTCTGGGGAGGCTGGTGGAGGCAGTCCGTGAGTGCGAAGAGGCGGTCTGTTTCGACCCAAATTATGGGAGGGCGCACCAGAGGCTGGTCGGGTTGTACCTCAG ACTAGGTCAAGTGGAAAATGCAAGAAGGCATGTCTATTATTTTGGCCATCAGCCAGACTCAGGAGAGTTGCAAAAACTGCAGACCGTAGAGAGACATATAAGCAAATGTGTTGATGCTTGGAAAATTGGAGACTGGAAGAGTGCTTTAAGGGAAGGTGATGCAGCCATTGCTGGTGGAGCAGAATCTTCTCCTCAT TTATTTGCATTACGGGCAGAGGCACTGCTCAAACTACACCGGCTGGATGAAGCAGATTCAGCTCTATCTAGTGTTCCCAAGTTTGATTTACCCTTGCCTTCCTGTTCTCAGATCAAGTTCTTTGGAATGGTTGGTGACTCCTACTTATGTTTTGTTCGTGCACAGGTGGAGATGTCATTGGGCAG GTTTGAGAATGCAGTTTCAGCAGCTGAAAAAGCTGGGCAGTTAGATCCACAGAACCATAAAATTTCACTAGTCCTGAACAAGGTGAGAGCTGTTGCCAGAGCTCGAGCAAGAGGAAATGATCTTTTCAGTGCTGGCAAGTTTGCTGAAGCATGCTCTGCTTATGGAGAAGGTTTGGGTTATGATCCATCAAATCCTATTCTATATTGCAATAGAGCTGCTTGTAGATCAAAGCTTGGGCAGTGGGAATGGTCAATTGATGATTGCAATCATGCTCTGAGAATTCGACCCAATTACACCAAAGCCCTTCTTCGGCGAGCTGCTTCTAATAGCAAG TTGGAACTATGGTCAGATGCAGTTCACGATTATGAGATATTGAGGAAAGAATTACCAGATGACAATGAGGTCGCGGAGGGATTATTTCATGCCCAAGTTGCATTGATGAAATCAAGAGGTGAGGAAGTATATAACCTAAAGTTTGGAGGTGAAGTGGAAGAAATTTCTGACAGTGACCAATTCAAAGCTGTGGTTGCCTCACCTG GAGTTTCGGTGGTGCATTTCAAGAGACGTTCTAATATACAATGCGAGCAGATCTCTCCATTTGTGGACACACTTTGTGTTCGATATCCCTCTTTGAATTTCCTCAAG GTGGACATTGATGATAGTCCAGCAGTGGCCAGATCGGAGGATGTGCGGGTTGTTCCTACCTTCAAAATCTACAAGAACGGCAACAGAGTGAAGGAAATGGTGTGTCCAAGCCAGCAGGTATTGGAGTACTCCGTTCGTTATTGCAGTCTTTAA
- the LOC116266736 gene encoding TPR repeat-containing thioredoxin TTL1-like isoform X1, with the protein MSHSGEGRLRWLPTNQRRATIPPPPPPPRELGLGALADEFRDVLSNKPDTVDLRLGSPVSPLGLHSHPGRATTSSSGSSGPPTARKASNNNSGELSAGSSGSSSGGGGGGGGGGGGGSPTAESVRNSGRSVRTGNILAPTSPMENPPESACGRRSVGPAATGLLIQSGNPVRSISPVTPAKTGRSDVLGSGMGNYGHGSVMRGGGKHNDFPAPVPVAAGNIRLAGESMVVRRAMESGDPEEVRKAGNEQYKKGHFVEALRLYDRALEISPDNAACRSNRAAALTALGRLVEAVRECEEAVCFDPNYGRAHQRLVGLYLRLGQVENARRHVYYFGHQPDSGELQKLQTVERHISKCVDAWKIGDWKSALREGDAAIAGGAESSPHLFALRAEALLKLHRLDEADSALSSVPKFDLPLPSCSQIKFFGMVGDSYLCFVRAQVEMSLGRFENAVSAAEKAGQLDPQNHKISLVLNKVRAVARARARGNDLFSAGKFAEACSAYGEGLGYDPSNPILYCNRAACRSKLGQWEWSIDDCNHALRIRPNYTKALLRRAASNSKLELWSDAVHDYEILRKELPDDNEVAEGLFHAQVALMKSRGEEVYNLKFGGEVEEISDSDQFKAVVASPGVSVVHFKRRSNIQCEQISPFVDTLCVRYPSLNFLKVDIDDSPAVARSEDVRVVPTFKIYKNGNRVKEMVCPSQQPLVGSSWLKAWNRCSSACSLS; encoded by the exons atGTCACATTCCGGGGAAGGGAGACTCAGGTGGCTGCCGACGAACCAGAGGAGGGCGACGATCccaccgccgccaccgccgccgaGAGAGCTGGGACTGGGAGCGCTCGCTGATGAGTTTAGAGATGTGCTATCCAACAAGCCGGACACCGTTGACCTCAGGCTCGGGTCGCCGGTTTCCCCCCTTGGGCTGCATTCTCATCCTGGCAGAGCCACCACCAGCTCCTCCGGCTCGTCCGGGCCCCCGACAGCCAGGAAGGCGAGCAACAACAACTCGGGCGAGCTGTCAGCAGGGAGCAGCGGCAGCTccagtggtggtggtggcggcggcgggggaggaggaggaggaggcagcCCTACTGCTGAGAGCGTGCGCAACTCCGGTAGATCTGTCCGGACGGGGAACATCCTCGCCCCTACTTCGCCAATGGAGAACCCTCCGGAGTCAGCCTGCGGGAGGAGGTCGGTAGGCCCCGCGGCAACTGGGTTGCTGATCCAGTCGGGAAATCCGGTGAGGAGCATCTCGCCGGTGACGCCGGCGAAGACCGGGCGGAGTGACGTGCTCGGTTCGGGGATGGGGAATTATGGGCATGGAAGCGTAATGCGGGGTGGGGGGAAGCACAATGACTTTCCGGCTCCTGTGCCGGTGGCGGCGGGGAATATCCGGCTGGCAGGCGAATCCATGGTGGTGCGGCGGGCAATGGAGAGCGGAGACCCGGAGGAGGTGAGGAAGGCGGGGAACGAGCAATACAAGAAAGGGCATTTCGTTGAAGCCCTGCGCCTCTATGACCGAGCGTTAGAGATCTCGCCTGACAATGCCGCTTGCCGGAGTAACAGAGCGGCTGCACTGACGGCTCTGGGGAGGCTGGTGGAGGCAGTCCGTGAGTGCGAAGAGGCGGTCTGTTTCGACCCAAATTATGGGAGGGCGCACCAGAGGCTGGTCGGGTTGTACCTCAG ACTAGGTCAAGTGGAAAATGCAAGAAGGCATGTCTATTATTTTGGCCATCAGCCAGACTCAGGAGAGTTGCAAAAACTGCAGACCGTAGAGAGACATATAAGCAAATGTGTTGATGCTTGGAAAATTGGAGACTGGAAGAGTGCTTTAAGGGAAGGTGATGCAGCCATTGCTGGTGGAGCAGAATCTTCTCCTCAT TTATTTGCATTACGGGCAGAGGCACTGCTCAAACTACACCGGCTGGATGAAGCAGATTCAGCTCTATCTAGTGTTCCCAAGTTTGATTTACCCTTGCCTTCCTGTTCTCAGATCAAGTTCTTTGGAATGGTTGGTGACTCCTACTTATGTTTTGTTCGTGCACAGGTGGAGATGTCATTGGGCAG GTTTGAGAATGCAGTTTCAGCAGCTGAAAAAGCTGGGCAGTTAGATCCACAGAACCATAAAATTTCACTAGTCCTGAACAAGGTGAGAGCTGTTGCCAGAGCTCGAGCAAGAGGAAATGATCTTTTCAGTGCTGGCAAGTTTGCTGAAGCATGCTCTGCTTATGGAGAAGGTTTGGGTTATGATCCATCAAATCCTATTCTATATTGCAATAGAGCTGCTTGTAGATCAAAGCTTGGGCAGTGGGAATGGTCAATTGATGATTGCAATCATGCTCTGAGAATTCGACCCAATTACACCAAAGCCCTTCTTCGGCGAGCTGCTTCTAATAGCAAG TTGGAACTATGGTCAGATGCAGTTCACGATTATGAGATATTGAGGAAAGAATTACCAGATGACAATGAGGTCGCGGAGGGATTATTTCATGCCCAAGTTGCATTGATGAAATCAAGAGGTGAGGAAGTATATAACCTAAAGTTTGGAGGTGAAGTGGAAGAAATTTCTGACAGTGACCAATTCAAAGCTGTGGTTGCCTCACCTG GAGTTTCGGTGGTGCATTTCAAGAGACGTTCTAATATACAATGCGAGCAGATCTCTCCATTTGTGGACACACTTTGTGTTCGATATCCCTCTTTGAATTTCCTCAAG GTGGACATTGATGATAGTCCAGCAGTGGCCAGATCGGAGGATGTGCGGGTTGTTCCTACCTTCAAAATCTACAAGAACGGCAACAGAGTGAAGGAAATGGTGTGTCCAAGCCAGCAG CCGCTGGTGGGCTCTTCGTGGCTGAAAGCCTGGAATCGCTGCTCTTCTGCATGTTCTCTCTCATAA